The Streptomyces sp. NBC_00162 genome window below encodes:
- a CDS encoding serine hydrolase: MRTLRAAVAAGAAVLLATAAANTAPSPPPEPQPSISDDAVDKAVAGLDRTVQDMMRRTGVPGVSVAVVHDDKVVHLTGFGLRRTGDTAKVGPDTVFQIASLSKPVSSTVVAGALTGPDEWDRHTALPGFSLKDPWVTEHVSTADLFSHRSGLPDHAGDLLEDLGYDQSYILDHLRLEPLTPFRASYAYTNFGFTAAAEAIARAKGTGWQKLSADTLFKPAGMTHTSTEFSAYVNAPDHASTHVKNPDGTWSPRYVRDPDAQAPAGGVSSTARDMSRWLRLQLADGTLDGKRIIPAATLARTHVPEIVSQPPTSPTGRAGFYGLGWNVSYDDSGRLRLSHSGAFELGTNANVTMLPLEKLGIVVLTNGAPVGLADAVALDFFDVAQHGKATTDWLPLLASVYAKEVDNARSPTDYAHPPASAKPAKDSAAYTGTYDNPYYGKATVTADDKGALTLALGPKPMLFPLTHYDGDTFSFETTGEMAVGRTGVTFADGTLRVEYLDANHLGTFTEQ; the protein is encoded by the coding sequence ATGCGTACGCTCCGCGCAGCCGTGGCCGCCGGGGCCGCGGTCCTGCTGGCCACCGCGGCGGCGAACACCGCACCCAGCCCCCCGCCCGAGCCACAGCCCTCGATCAGCGACGACGCCGTCGACAAGGCCGTCGCCGGCCTCGACCGGACCGTCCAGGACATGATGCGCCGCACCGGCGTCCCCGGCGTCTCCGTGGCCGTCGTCCACGATGACAAGGTCGTCCACCTCACGGGCTTCGGGCTCCGCAGAACCGGCGACACCGCGAAGGTCGGCCCCGACACCGTCTTCCAGATCGCCTCGCTCTCCAAGCCCGTTTCCTCCACCGTCGTGGCCGGCGCCCTCACCGGCCCCGACGAGTGGGACCGCCACACCGCGCTCCCCGGGTTCTCCCTGAAGGACCCCTGGGTCACCGAACACGTCTCGACCGCCGACCTGTTCTCCCACCGCAGCGGCCTCCCCGACCACGCCGGCGACCTCCTCGAAGACCTCGGCTACGACCAGTCGTACATCCTCGACCACCTGCGCCTGGAACCCCTCACCCCCTTCCGCGCGAGCTACGCGTACACCAACTTCGGCTTCACCGCCGCCGCCGAGGCCATCGCCCGCGCCAAGGGCACCGGCTGGCAGAAGCTGAGCGCCGACACCCTCTTCAAGCCCGCCGGCATGACCCACACCAGCACCGAGTTCTCCGCCTACGTCAACGCCCCCGACCACGCCTCCACCCACGTGAAGAACCCGGACGGCACCTGGAGCCCCCGCTACGTCCGCGACCCGGACGCCCAAGCCCCCGCCGGCGGCGTCAGTTCCACCGCCCGCGACATGTCCCGCTGGCTGCGGCTCCAGCTGGCCGACGGCACCCTCGACGGCAAGCGGATCATCCCCGCCGCCACGCTCGCCCGCACGCACGTTCCCGAGATCGTCTCGCAGCCGCCCACCTCCCCCACCGGCCGCGCCGGCTTCTACGGCCTCGGCTGGAACGTGTCCTACGACGACTCCGGCCGGCTGCGCCTGAGCCACTCCGGCGCCTTCGAACTCGGTACCAACGCCAACGTCACGATGCTCCCCCTGGAGAAGCTCGGCATCGTCGTCCTCACCAACGGCGCCCCCGTCGGCCTGGCCGACGCCGTCGCCCTCGATTTCTTCGACGTCGCCCAGCACGGCAAGGCCACGACCGACTGGCTGCCCCTGCTCGCGTCCGTCTACGCGAAGGAGGTCGACAACGCCCGATCCCCCACCGACTACGCCCACCCGCCCGCCTCCGCCAAGCCCGCCAAGGACAGCGCCGCCTACACCGGCACCTACGACAACCCGTACTACGGCAAGGCGACCGTGACGGCCGACGACAAGGGCGCGCTGACCCTCGCCCTCGGCCCCAAGCCGATGCTCTTCCCGCTCACCCACTACGACGGCGACACCTTCAGCTTCGAGACCACCGGCGAGATGGCGGTCGGCCGCACCGGTGTGACCTTCGCCGACGGCACGCTCCGCGTCGAATACCTCGACGCCAACCACCTGGGCACCTTCACCGAGCAGTAG
- a CDS encoding LysR family transcriptional regulator: MGNEEWVPLAHRVPDLGALELLLAVARVGSLSGAARRLGITQPAASSRIRAMEARLGVALVDRSPRGSTLTAEGALVTDWARRVVEAAEAFDAGAQALRGRRDSRLRVAASMTIAEYLLPGWLIALRGQRPDTAVSLHAGNSAVVAERVLAHEADLGFVEGLRVPEGLDSAVIAQDRLVVAVAPGHAWARRSKGVEVAELAAAPLILRERGSGTRQVLDAALAGCGGLAAPLLELASTTAVKAAALSGAGPCVLSELAVVDELAARRLVEVPVAGAALGRALRAVWPAGARPAGPARDLLSLTRGPS; encoded by the coding sequence ATGGGTAATGAGGAGTGGGTTCCGCTGGCACACCGGGTGCCGGACCTGGGGGCGCTGGAGCTGCTGCTCGCGGTCGCGCGCGTCGGCAGCCTGAGCGGCGCGGCCCGGCGGCTGGGGATCACCCAGCCGGCGGCGAGCAGCCGGATCCGGGCGATGGAGGCGCGGCTCGGGGTGGCCCTGGTGGACCGCTCGCCGCGGGGGTCGACGCTGACGGCGGAAGGCGCGCTCGTCACGGACTGGGCCCGGCGGGTGGTCGAGGCGGCGGAGGCCTTCGACGCGGGTGCGCAGGCGTTGCGGGGGCGGCGGGACTCGCGGCTGCGGGTGGCCGCCAGTATGACGATCGCGGAGTACCTGCTGCCGGGGTGGCTGATCGCACTGCGCGGGCAGCGGCCGGACACGGCGGTGTCGCTGCACGCCGGGAACTCGGCGGTGGTCGCGGAGCGGGTCCTCGCGCACGAGGCGGACCTCGGCTTCGTGGAGGGGCTGAGGGTCCCCGAGGGGCTGGACTCGGCGGTGATCGCGCAGGACCGGCTGGTGGTGGCGGTGGCGCCGGGCCACGCGTGGGCGCGGCGCTCGAAGGGGGTGGAGGTGGCGGAGCTGGCGGCCGCGCCGCTGATCCTGCGGGAGCGGGGGTCGGGGACGCGGCAGGTGCTGGACGCGGCCCTGGCGGGGTGCGGGGGGCTGGCCGCCCCGCTGCTGGAGCTGGCCTCCACCACCGCGGTGAAGGCGGCGGCGTTGAGCGGGGCGGGGCCGTGTGTCCTGTCGGAGCTGGCGGTGGTGGACGAGCTGGCGGCCCGTCGGCTGGTGGAGGTGCCGGTGGCGGGCGCCGCCCTTGGGCGGGCTCTGCGGGCCGTCTGGCCGGCCGGTGCCCGGCCGGCGGGCCCGGCCCGTGACCTGCTGTCGCTGACCCGGGGGCCGTCCTAG
- a CDS encoding TDT family transporter gives MATTLVRPRTTGTTPETAPRAHKALRQLGPNWYASVMGTAIVANAGATLPYQLPGQRVACQLVWALSAAALAVLLTARAGHWLRHRDQARAHLLDPAVAPFYGCLAMALLAVGGGTLIVGKDLIGTGAAVAADAVLFTAGTAIGLVMAVVVPYLMVVRHKVEAKQATPVWLLPLVAPMVSAALGPLLIPHLPAGQPREALLLACYAMFGISLLATLLMLPLVFGRLIVGGPLPLVLTPTLFLVLGPLGQSTTAVNQLADMAPQSIGAPYAGALGAFAVVYGVPVMGFALLWLALASAMLVRAARNGMGFAMTWWALTFPVGTCVTGAAGLARHTGLTAFAWLAAALFLALLTAWLLAAAHTLHGLFTGRLLAG, from the coding sequence ATGGCCACCACCCTCGTGCGACCCCGCACCACCGGCACCACCCCCGAGACCGCCCCCCGGGCCCACAAGGCCCTGCGGCAGCTCGGACCCAACTGGTACGCCTCCGTCATGGGCACGGCGATCGTCGCCAACGCCGGCGCCACCCTCCCCTACCAGCTCCCCGGCCAGCGCGTGGCCTGCCAGCTCGTCTGGGCGCTGTCCGCCGCCGCCCTCGCCGTACTGCTCACCGCCCGCGCCGGCCACTGGCTGCGCCACCGCGACCAGGCCCGCGCCCATCTCCTCGACCCCGCCGTCGCCCCCTTCTACGGCTGCCTCGCGATGGCCCTGCTGGCCGTCGGCGGCGGCACCCTCATCGTCGGCAAGGACCTGATCGGGACCGGCGCCGCCGTGGCCGCGGACGCCGTGCTGTTCACCGCCGGCACCGCGATCGGCCTGGTCATGGCAGTGGTGGTGCCCTACCTGATGGTGGTCCGCCACAAGGTCGAGGCGAAGCAGGCCACCCCCGTCTGGCTGCTCCCCCTGGTCGCCCCCATGGTCTCCGCCGCGCTCGGCCCCCTGCTGATACCCCACCTGCCCGCCGGCCAGCCCCGCGAGGCCCTGCTGCTCGCCTGCTACGCCATGTTCGGCATCAGCCTGCTCGCCACTCTGCTGATGCTCCCCCTGGTCTTCGGCCGGCTGATCGTGGGCGGGCCCCTCCCCCTGGTCCTGACCCCCACGCTCTTCCTGGTCCTCGGCCCCCTCGGCCAGTCCACCACCGCCGTGAACCAGCTCGCCGACATGGCCCCCCAGTCGATCGGCGCCCCCTATGCCGGTGCGCTCGGCGCCTTCGCGGTCGTCTACGGGGTCCCCGTGATGGGTTTCGCCCTGCTGTGGCTGGCCCTGGCCTCGGCCATGCTGGTACGGGCCGCCCGAAACGGCATGGGCTTCGCGATGACCTGGTGGGCCCTGACCTTCCCCGTCGGCACCTGCGTCACCGGCGCCGCCGGCCTGGCCCGCCACACCGGCCTGACCGCCTTCGCCTGGCTCGCCGCGGCCCTCTTCCTCGCCCTGCTGACCGCCTGGCTCCTCGCCGCCGCCCACACCCTGCACGGCCTCTTCACCGGCCGCCTGCTGGCCGGCTAG
- a CDS encoding RluA family pseudouridine synthase, whose translation MRRRAQPPPSPLPQRAGIDPVRLRLPPDPDGAWPDLGDYLAAHYAGGPGAEAVARLLDSGRVLGPGGRVLQARDPYEPGAYLWFHRDLPAEVPVPFAVRVVYRDPHLLVVDKPHFLATTPRGSHVTQTALARLRAELDLPALSPAHRLDRLTAGVVMFSIRPEDRGAYQLLFQQRRVHKEYEALASHDPALAFPRTVRSRIEKTRGVIAATEVPGGEPNAETLVELTDTRGGLGRYRLTPHTGRTHQLRVHMNSLGLPILGDPVYPQVTDPAPDDYRRPLQLLARVLEFTDPVTGISHRFESGRTLQAWHDRAAWEAGTGG comes from the coding sequence ATGAGACGCAGAGCCCAGCCACCCCCTTCTCCCCTCCCCCAGCGCGCCGGCATCGACCCGGTCCGGCTGCGGCTGCCGCCCGATCCCGACGGCGCGTGGCCGGATCTCGGTGACTACCTCGCCGCGCACTACGCGGGCGGACCCGGCGCCGAGGCCGTCGCCCGCCTGCTGGACTCCGGCCGGGTGCTCGGCCCCGGCGGGCGCGTCCTGCAGGCGCGGGACCCGTACGAGCCGGGGGCCTACCTGTGGTTCCACCGGGACCTTCCGGCGGAGGTGCCCGTGCCCTTCGCGGTCCGCGTCGTGTACCGCGACCCGCACCTCCTGGTCGTGGACAAGCCGCACTTCCTCGCGACCACCCCGCGCGGCAGCCACGTCACCCAGACCGCCCTCGCCCGGCTCCGCGCGGAGCTGGACCTGCCCGCCCTCAGCCCGGCGCACCGGCTGGACCGGCTGACCGCGGGAGTCGTGATGTTCAGCATCCGGCCCGAGGACCGCGGGGCGTACCAGCTCCTCTTCCAGCAGCGCCGCGTGCACAAGGAGTACGAGGCCCTGGCCTCCCACGATCCGGCGCTCGCCTTCCCGCGCACCGTCCGCAGCCGCATCGAGAAGACCCGCGGGGTCATCGCGGCGACCGAGGTCCCGGGCGGCGAGCCCAACGCGGAGACCCTGGTGGAACTCACCGACACCCGGGGCGGGTTGGGGCGCTACCGGCTGACCCCGCATACGGGCCGCACCCACCAGCTGCGGGTGCACATGAACAGCCTCGGTCTGCCCATCCTCGGCGACCCGGTGTACCCGCAGGTCACCGACCCCGCTCCGGACGACTACCGGCGGCCGCTGCAACTCCTGGCCCGTGTACTGGAGTTCACCGACCCGGTCACCGGCATCTCGCACCGCTTCGAGAGCGGCCGCACCCTCCAGGCCTGGCACGACCGCGCCGCCTGGGAAGCGGGCACCGGCGGCTGA
- a CDS encoding siderophore-interacting protein, which yields MAEGRARTVGTAVVVRTERLTPHMVRIVLGGDELAGFGAGEFTDHYIKILFPPQGVSYPEPWDLERIRGDFPRAQWPRQRAYTVRNWDAAHRELTLDFVVHGDEGLAGPWAARVLPGEVVRFLGPGGAYAPDPTAGWHLLVGDESALPAIAAAMERMPAGARVIAFVEVEGPAGEQKVATPDGIAPVWLHRGDRPIGEALVEAVTTMEFPSTDVHAFVHGEAGFVKELRRHLRLERGIARERLSISGYWRLGETDEGWRAIKRDWNAAVEAEQDHATAA from the coding sequence GTGGCAGAAGGACGCGCCCGCACCGTCGGCACCGCCGTCGTCGTACGCACCGAGCGGCTGACACCGCACATGGTGCGCATCGTGCTGGGTGGTGACGAGCTGGCCGGATTCGGCGCGGGCGAGTTCACCGACCACTACATCAAGATCCTCTTCCCCCCGCAGGGGGTCTCGTACCCCGAACCGTGGGACCTGGAGCGGATCCGCGGCGACTTCCCCCGGGCGCAGTGGCCGCGCCAGCGCGCGTACACCGTACGGAACTGGGACGCGGCCCACCGCGAGCTGACGCTCGACTTCGTCGTCCACGGCGACGAGGGTCTGGCCGGCCCGTGGGCCGCGCGGGTCCTGCCGGGTGAGGTCGTACGGTTCCTCGGCCCGGGCGGCGCCTACGCCCCGGACCCGACGGCCGGCTGGCACCTGCTGGTCGGTGACGAGAGCGCGCTGCCGGCGATCGCGGCGGCGATGGAACGGATGCCCGCGGGTGCCCGGGTCATCGCCTTCGTGGAGGTCGAGGGCCCGGCGGGCGAGCAGAAGGTCGCCACCCCGGACGGGATCGCCCCGGTCTGGCTGCACCGCGGCGACCGCCCGATCGGCGAGGCCCTGGTGGAGGCGGTCACCACGATGGAGTTCCCCTCCACGGACGTCCACGCCTTCGTCCACGGCGAGGCGGGCTTCGTGAAGGAGCTGCGCCGCCACCTCCGCCTGGAGCGCGGCATCGCCCGCGAACGCCTGTCGATCTCGGGCTACTGGCGCCTGGGCGAGACGGACGAGGGCTGGCGCGCGATCAAGCGCGACTGGAACGCGGCGGTCGAAGCGGAACAGGACCACGCGACGGCCGCCTAG
- the eat gene encoding ethanolamine permease — MADDIEARLTAVPAPTTSPEGGDSHDDYLERRTLRRGSAGWLLLTGLGVAYVVSGDFSGWNFGLEKGGFGGLAIATVLMGAMYACLVFSLAELSAILPTAGGGYGFARRALGPWGGFLTGTAILIEYILAPAAIVIFIGDYVESLGLFGLTSSWPVYLGCFVVFIGVHLWGVGEALRFSLVVTAVAVAALLIFAVGAFTEFSADGLNDIPVDASAFGSNSWLPLGVLGIWAAFPFGMWFFLGVEGVPLAAEEAKDPVRSMPKALAISMGILALLALITFFAATGAQGADAVKSAGNPLVVALEGDGGPTALSRFVNYAGLAGLVASFFSLIYAGSRQLFALSRAGYLPRLLSLTSKRKAPYLGLVIPGAIGFALAAATGNGARMLNIAVFGATISYALMALSHIVLRRREPGLERPYRTPGGVLTSSVAFALALSALVATFLVDKDAAFIALAVYAVALAYFALYSRHHLVASAPEEEFAALAQAEAELTRD; from the coding sequence ATGGCCGACGACATCGAGGCACGGCTGACAGCCGTGCCCGCACCCACCACGTCCCCCGAGGGCGGCGACAGCCACGACGACTACCTTGAGCGGCGCACGCTGCGCCGCGGCAGCGCCGGCTGGCTGCTCCTGACCGGCCTCGGCGTCGCCTACGTGGTCTCCGGCGACTTCTCCGGCTGGAACTTCGGCCTCGAGAAGGGCGGCTTCGGCGGCCTCGCCATCGCCACCGTCCTGATGGGCGCGATGTACGCCTGCCTGGTCTTCTCCCTGGCGGAGCTCTCCGCCATCCTGCCGACGGCGGGCGGCGGCTACGGATTCGCCCGCCGCGCGCTGGGCCCCTGGGGCGGCTTCCTCACCGGCACCGCCATCCTCATCGAGTACATCCTGGCCCCGGCCGCCATCGTGATCTTCATCGGCGACTACGTGGAATCCCTCGGCCTCTTCGGCCTCACCTCCAGCTGGCCCGTCTACCTCGGCTGCTTCGTCGTCTTCATCGGAGTCCATCTCTGGGGCGTCGGCGAGGCGCTGCGCTTCAGCCTCGTCGTGACCGCCGTCGCCGTCGCCGCGCTGCTGATCTTCGCCGTCGGCGCCTTCACCGAGTTCAGCGCCGACGGCCTGAACGACATCCCGGTCGACGCGAGCGCCTTCGGCTCGAACTCCTGGCTGCCGCTGGGCGTCCTGGGCATCTGGGCCGCGTTCCCCTTCGGCATGTGGTTCTTCCTGGGTGTGGAAGGCGTTCCGCTGGCCGCCGAGGAAGCCAAGGACCCGGTCCGCTCCATGCCGAAGGCCCTCGCCATCTCCATGGGCATCCTCGCCCTGCTGGCACTGATCACCTTCTTCGCGGCGACCGGCGCCCAGGGCGCCGACGCCGTCAAGTCGGCGGGCAACCCGCTGGTCGTGGCCCTGGAGGGGGACGGCGGTCCGACCGCGCTGAGCCGCTTCGTCAACTACGCGGGGCTCGCCGGACTGGTGGCCTCCTTCTTCTCGCTCATCTACGCGGGCTCGCGCCAGCTCTTCGCCCTCTCCCGGGCCGGCTACCTGCCCCGCCTGCTCTCGCTCACCTCGAAGCGCAAGGCCCCGTACCTGGGTCTGGTGATCCCGGGCGCGATCGGCTTCGCGCTGGCCGCCGCCACCGGGAACGGTGCGCGGATGCTGAACATCGCCGTGTTCGGCGCGACCATCTCCTACGCCCTGATGGCCCTCTCGCACATCGTGCTGCGCCGCCGGGAGCCCGGCCTGGAGCGGCCGTACCGCACCCCCGGCGGCGTCCTGACCTCCTCGGTGGCCTTCGCACTCGCCCTCTCGGCCCTGGTCGCCACCTTCCTGGTGGACAAGGACGCGGCTTTCATCGCGCTGGCCGTGTACGCCGTCGCACTCGCCTACTTCGCGCTCTACAGTCGGCACCACCTCGTGGCCTCGGCCCCCGAGGAGGAGTTCGCGGCGCTGGCGCAAGCCGAGGCGGAACTGACCCGCGACTGA
- a CDS encoding 5'-3' exonuclease: MLLDTASLYYRAYFGVPDSVKAPDGTPVNAVRGLLDFIGRLVQDHRPDDLVACMDADWRPHWRVELIPSYKAHRVAVETETGPDVEETPDTLAPQVPIIEAALDAFGIARVGVAGYEADDVIGTLTARATGPVDIVTGDRDLYQLVDDARQRRVLYPLKGVGTLQVTDEAWLREKYGVDGPGYADLALLRGDPSDGLPGVPGIGEKTAAKLLDAYGSLAGIIAAISDPKSKLTPTQRKRLDESRPYLAVAPKVVQVAADVPLPPFDPALPATPAQPELVDALAHRWGLGGAVSRLSSALHP, translated from the coding sequence ATGCTCCTGGACACCGCCTCCCTCTACTACCGGGCCTACTTCGGCGTGCCGGACTCCGTGAAGGCCCCCGACGGAACCCCGGTCAACGCCGTGCGCGGGCTGCTCGACTTCATCGGCCGGCTGGTCCAGGACCACCGCCCGGACGACCTGGTGGCCTGCATGGACGCCGACTGGCGGCCGCACTGGCGGGTGGAGCTGATCCCCTCGTACAAGGCCCACCGGGTCGCGGTGGAGACCGAGACCGGCCCTGACGTGGAGGAAACCCCCGACACGCTCGCCCCGCAGGTCCCGATCATCGAGGCGGCGCTGGACGCCTTCGGCATCGCCCGTGTGGGCGTGGCCGGTTACGAGGCGGACGACGTGATCGGCACCCTCACCGCCCGCGCGACGGGCCCGGTGGACATCGTCACCGGCGACCGGGACCTGTACCAGCTGGTGGACGACGCCCGGCAGCGCCGGGTGCTCTACCCCCTCAAGGGCGTGGGCACCCTCCAGGTGACGGACGAGGCCTGGCTGCGCGAGAAGTACGGGGTGGACGGCCCCGGCTACGCGGACCTGGCGCTGCTGCGCGGGGACCCGAGCGACGGCCTGCCGGGCGTCCCCGGCATCGGCGAGAAGACGGCGGCGAAGCTCCTGGACGCCTACGGCTCGCTCGCCGGGATCATCGCGGCGATCAGCGATCCGAAGTCGAAGCTGACGCCCACGCAGCGCAAGCGCCTGGACGAGTCCCGTCCCTACCTGGCCGTGGCCCCGAAGGTGGTCCAGGTGGCCGCCGACGTCCCGCTCCCGCCGTTCGATCCGGCCCTTCCGGCCACTCCGGCACAGCCGGAACTCGTCGACGCCCTCGCCCATAGGTGGGGTCTGGGTGGAGCCGTATCGCGCCTCAGCAGCGCCCTGCACCCGTGA
- a CDS encoding gamma-glutamyl-gamma-aminobutyrate hydrolase family protein — protein MPRPLIGITTYVEESTRYGVWDLPTSLVPTGYYELVQAAGGAAVLLPPDEPGAAAEVLSRLDGLVVAGGPDVDPVHYGAARDSRTGAPATVRDHWELALIAAALEEDVPVLGICRGMQALNVALGGTLIQHIDGHFDTPGDTSWHPVRPVPGTRYAALVPEQAEVPTYHHQAVDRLGRGLVVSAHALDGTVEAIELPDPARWVLGVQWHPERDKDTRVMASLIEAAVARTAVPVA, from the coding sequence GTGCCACGGCCGCTCATCGGCATCACCACCTATGTGGAGGAATCCACCCGTTACGGGGTGTGGGACCTCCCGACGTCCCTCGTACCGACCGGGTACTACGAACTCGTCCAGGCGGCGGGCGGCGCGGCCGTGCTGCTGCCGCCGGACGAACCCGGGGCGGCGGCGGAGGTGCTGAGCCGGCTGGACGGCCTGGTCGTCGCGGGCGGCCCCGACGTGGACCCGGTCCACTACGGCGCCGCCCGTGACTCCCGTACGGGCGCCCCCGCGACGGTCCGCGATCACTGGGAACTGGCCCTGATCGCAGCCGCGTTGGAGGAGGACGTACCCGTGCTCGGCATCTGCCGGGGCATGCAGGCGCTGAACGTGGCGCTCGGCGGCACCCTGATCCAGCACATCGACGGCCACTTCGACACCCCGGGCGACACCTCCTGGCACCCGGTCCGCCCGGTCCCGGGCACCCGGTACGCGGCCCTGGTCCCGGAGCAGGCGGAGGTCCCCACCTACCACCACCAGGCCGTCGACCGCCTGGGCCGCGGCCTGGTCGTCTCGGCCCACGCGCTCGACGGCACGGTGGAGGCCATCGAACTCCCCGACCCGGCCCGGTGGGTCCTGGGCGTCCAGTGGCACCCGGAACGCGACAAGGACACCCGGGTGATGGCCTCCCTGATCGAGGCGGCAGTGGCCCGCACAGCGGTACCGGTGGCCTGA
- a CDS encoding helix-turn-helix domain-containing protein, translating to MDKEKDKDKDGKEPLRVGVAVRKRRRALHLTLAAVSARSGLSVPFLSQIENERARPSMRSLERVADALETTAVELLAASDTARTVDLVRAGDESGLTPVPGVRPLVRGHHQLHAMEFTGDQDAGREYQHRNDELMYVVAGACQVEAEGRAYRLESGDALFLSGGVRHRWRAVTEDTRILVVAVGEHIHATSEPPSPGR from the coding sequence ATGGACAAGGAAAAGGACAAGGACAAGGACGGCAAGGAACCGCTCCGGGTGGGCGTGGCCGTGCGCAAGCGGCGCCGCGCGCTCCATCTGACCCTTGCCGCCGTGTCGGCGCGCAGCGGGCTGTCGGTCCCCTTCCTGAGCCAGATAGAGAACGAGCGGGCCCGGCCCAGCATGCGGTCCCTTGAGCGGGTCGCCGACGCGCTGGAGACCACGGCCGTCGAGCTGCTCGCCGCGTCCGACACCGCGCGCACGGTGGACCTCGTACGGGCCGGGGACGAATCCGGGCTCACGCCGGTGCCGGGCGTACGGCCCCTCGTCCGCGGGCACCACCAGCTCCACGCCATGGAGTTCACCGGGGACCAGGACGCCGGGCGCGAGTACCAGCACCGCAACGACGAGCTGATGTACGTGGTCGCCGGCGCCTGCCAGGTGGAGGCGGAGGGGCGGGCGTACCGGCTGGAGAGCGGCGACGCGCTGTTCCTGTCGGGAGGCGTACGGCACCGCTGGCGCGCCGTCACCGAGGACACCCGGATCCTGGTGGTGGCGGTGGGCGAACACATCCACGCGACGTCCGAGCCGCCGTCGCCCGGGCGTTGA
- a CDS encoding signal protein, giving the protein MRTGRSSALAAGAAVLAAACTAPASSPSASPAAAAPSSPAAPAPAGAGRLDGAELQGRWWNWAASSPARSNPVKDPDGTFCAENQPADVWFLAGSFGEERQRTCSVPAGRPVAFPLVNLVANASDCASWMKGAKGAAVLDGKPLTAERYEGSAIRLTGVEGNPVTDGAGTFDGLACGLWVQIDPLTPGPHTLRIAGSSGSFKLSVGYELQVG; this is encoded by the coding sequence ATGCGTACCGGAAGATCTTCTGCCCTGGCCGCCGGAGCGGCCGTGCTGGCAGCCGCCTGCACGGCGCCCGCGTCATCCCCGTCGGCCTCCCCGGCCGCGGCCGCGCCGTCCTCCCCGGCCGCGCCCGCCCCTGCGGGGGCCGGGCGGCTCGATGGCGCCGAACTTCAGGGACGGTGGTGGAACTGGGCCGCCTCCAGCCCCGCGCGCTCCAATCCGGTGAAGGATCCGGACGGTACGTTCTGCGCCGAGAACCAGCCCGCCGACGTCTGGTTCCTCGCCGGCAGCTTCGGTGAGGAGCGGCAGCGGACCTGCTCGGTGCCCGCCGGGCGGCCGGTGGCCTTTCCCCTGGTCAACCTGGTCGCGAACGCATCAGACTGCGCGAGCTGGATGAAGGGGGCGAAGGGCGCCGCGGTGCTGGACGGCAAGCCGCTGACGGCGGAGCGGTACGAGGGCTCCGCGATCCGGCTGACGGGCGTCGAGGGGAACCCGGTGACGGACGGTGCGGGCACCTTCGACGGACTCGCCTGCGGCCTGTGGGTGCAGATCGACCCTCTGACGCCCGGTCCCCACACCCTGCGGATCGCGGGCTCCTCCGGCTCCTTCAAGCTCTCCGTGGGGTACGAACTCCAGGTGGGCTAG
- a CDS encoding helical backbone metal receptor has translation MRRVVSLVPSLTEAVAVSAPGLLVGVTDWCTHPGDLGGAVRIGGTKNPDVRRVAELRPDLVIANEEENRPADLAALRAAGVEVLVTEVRDLPQALRELDRLLVGVLGLARPGWLADAEAAWARVEPAAELRAFVPVWRRPWMVLGRDTFAGDLLARLGVRNVYAGHPERYPRIPAEELAAAGCDLVVLPDEPYRFTAQDGPEAFPGLPAALVSGRHLTWYGPSLAEAPTVLAGALRAAR, from the coding sequence GTGCGGCGGGTCGTTTCGCTGGTGCCGTCCCTGACCGAGGCGGTGGCCGTGAGCGCGCCCGGCCTGCTGGTCGGGGTCACGGACTGGTGCACGCACCCCGGGGACCTCGGGGGCGCGGTGCGGATCGGGGGGACGAAGAACCCCGACGTACGGCGGGTGGCAGAGCTGCGCCCGGACCTGGTGATCGCCAACGAGGAGGAGAACCGGCCCGCCGACCTGGCGGCGCTGCGGGCGGCCGGGGTGGAGGTACTGGTCACCGAGGTACGGGACCTCCCGCAGGCCCTGCGGGAACTGGACCGGCTGCTGGTGGGGGTGCTGGGGCTGGCGAGGCCGGGGTGGCTGGCGGACGCCGAGGCCGCGTGGGCCCGGGTGGAGCCGGCCGCCGAGCTGAGGGCCTTCGTCCCCGTGTGGCGGCGGCCGTGGATGGTGCTGGGCCGGGACACCTTCGCGGGCGACCTCCTCGCCCGGCTGGGGGTGCGCAACGTCTACGCCGGGCACCCGGAGCGCTATCCGAGGATCCCGGCGGAGGAGCTCGCGGCCGCGGGCTGCGATCTGGTGGTGCTCCCGGACGAGCCGTACCGCTTCACCGCGCAGGACGGGCCGGAGGCCTTCCCGGGCCTGCCCGCCGCGCTGGTCAGCGGCCGCCACCTCACCTGGTACGGCCCCTCGCTCGCCGAGGCCCCGACGGTACTGGCCGGGGCCCTGCGCGCGGCGCGCTGA